From one Candidatus Limnocylindrales bacterium genomic stretch:
- a CDS encoding thioredoxin family protein yields the protein MRPKSSLAQLPLTAIFSVVALLVPVHALALSIGDPIPAKSDQLKDVDGRDIKIADVSGAKGTLVIFTCNHCPYVKAWEDRIVALGNQYSEKGIGVVAINSNDPKAAPDDGYEQMQARAKEKGFKFPYAVDETSAVAKAFGASKTPEAFLFDASGKLAYHGAIDDNSEDANAVKDHYLGDALAAVEAGKPVAKAETKALGCGIKFR from the coding sequence ATGCGTCCGAAATCCAGTCTCGCCCAGCTTCCCCTGACCGCCATTTTCTCCGTCGTCGCGCTGCTCGTTCCGGTTCATGCGCTCGCGCTTTCGATCGGCGACCCGATTCCGGCCAAGAGCGACCAGCTCAAGGACGTCGACGGCCGCGACATCAAGATCGCCGACGTTTCCGGCGCCAAAGGCACGCTGGTCATCTTCACCTGCAACCACTGTCCGTACGTCAAGGCGTGGGAAGACCGCATCGTCGCGCTCGGCAACCAGTATTCGGAGAAGGGGATCGGCGTCGTTGCGATCAATTCGAACGATCCGAAGGCTGCGCCCGACGACGGCTACGAGCAGATGCAGGCACGGGCGAAGGAAAAGGGCTTCAAGTTCCCGTATGCGGTCGATGAGACGTCCGCTGTCGCGAAGGCGTTCGGCGCAAGCAAGACTCCCGAAGCGTTCCTGTTCGATGCATCGGGCAAGCTCGCCTACCACGGCGCGATCGACGACAACTCCGAGGACGCGAACGCGGTCAAGGATCATTATCTCGGGGATGCGCTCGCCGCCGTCGAAGCCGGTAAGCCCGTCGCGAAGGCCGAAACCAAGGCGCTCGGCTGCGGGATCAAGTTCCGCTGA
- a CDS encoding TlpA disulfide reductase family protein, with product MKLSVAGAAAMIAFTIAAGRASAADVPPPGLPGADAPAAHKGLELVPASAADVLTAVKAPGTTVTVVNLWATWCTPCRQEFPDLMRFYRAYKDKGVALVLVSGDFASETGPASEFLASQGVDFRTFLKSQKDEEFINAFDPAWTGALPATFLYNASGERKHSFLGPITYESLEKEVAPLLAAKP from the coding sequence ATGAAGCTTTCCGTCGCGGGCGCTGCTGCAATGATTGCGTTCACCATCGCCGCAGGCCGTGCATCGGCCGCCGATGTTCCTCCGCCCGGTCTGCCAGGCGCCGACGCCCCGGCCGCACACAAAGGGCTCGAGCTCGTGCCGGCATCCGCAGCCGACGTGCTCACTGCTGTCAAGGCCCCGGGAACGACCGTGACGGTCGTCAATCTGTGGGCGACCTGGTGCACGCCGTGCCGCCAGGAGTTTCCCGATCTCATGCGTTTTTACCGTGCGTACAAGGACAAGGGCGTCGCGCTCGTGCTCGTCTCCGGGGACTTTGCGAGCGAGACCGGCCCCGCAAGTGAATTCCTCGCCTCGCAAGGCGTCGACTTCCGGACGTTCCTGAAATCGCAGAAAGACGAAGAGTTCATCAATGCGTTCGATCCGGCCTGGACCGGCGCGCTGCCGGCAACGTTCCTCTACAACGCCAGCGGCGAGAGAAAGCATTCGTTCCTTGGCCCGATCACGTACGAGTCGCTCGAAAAAGAAGTCGCGCCGCTGCTGGCTGCCAAACCCTGA
- the nudC gene encoding NAD(+) diphosphatase, whose product MNVFAGNPLDRAQAERLDEDWLSRNVEDARSRFLPLWRLDVLVKKDGGGLAWARRGLLDKAGPDAQPILLGLRDGVAHYAVDVSSLADPATELGLASVAEFNDVRAIAAQLSGEDSGIVAQARALVDWHATHPFCARCGSTTTVGQGGALRRCSKCSAEHFPRVNPVVIMLVVRGDKCLLGRQAGWPRGMFSTLAGFVETGETIEEAVRREVREESGIEVGEVSYHSSQPWPFPSSLMIGCIAEAVTEQITIDVHEVEDVRWFPRDVVLRACRNQTDASELFLPPAMAIGRRLCDVWVEADL is encoded by the coding sequence ATGAATGTGTTTGCCGGCAACCCGCTCGATCGCGCCCAGGCCGAGCGGCTCGACGAGGATTGGCTTTCGAGAAACGTCGAGGACGCACGCAGCCGGTTTCTTCCGCTGTGGCGTCTGGACGTGCTCGTAAAGAAAGACGGCGGCGGCCTCGCGTGGGCACGACGCGGCCTGCTCGATAAAGCCGGTCCGGATGCGCAGCCGATCCTGCTCGGACTTCGCGACGGCGTCGCGCACTATGCCGTCGACGTCTCGAGCCTTGCCGATCCGGCCACCGAGCTCGGCCTGGCCAGCGTTGCCGAATTCAACGATGTGCGCGCAATTGCCGCGCAGCTCTCCGGCGAAGACAGCGGAATCGTCGCGCAGGCACGCGCGCTCGTCGACTGGCACGCAACCCATCCGTTCTGTGCGCGCTGCGGAAGCACGACCACCGTAGGGCAGGGCGGCGCGCTGCGGCGCTGCTCGAAATGTTCCGCCGAGCATTTTCCGCGCGTGAATCCGGTCGTCATCATGCTCGTCGTTCGCGGCGACAAATGCCTGCTCGGACGCCAGGCCGGATGGCCGCGCGGAATGTTTTCGACGCTCGCCGGATTCGTCGAAACCGGCGAGACCATCGAGGAAGCGGTGCGCCGCGAGGTGCGCGAAGAATCCGGTATCGAGGTCGGCGAGGTTTCCTACCATTCGTCGCAGCCATGGCCGTTCCCGTCGTCGCTGATGATCGGATGCATTGCCGAAGCCGTGACCGAGCAGATCACGATCGACGTGCACGAGGTCGAGGACGTCCGCTGGTTCCCGCGCGACGTCGTGCTGCGCGCATGCCGCAACCAGACCGATGCGTCCGAGCTGTTCCTTCCGCCGGCCATGGCGATCGGACGGCGGCTCTGCGACGTCTGGGTCGAGGCCGACTTGTGA
- a CDS encoding PAS domain S-box protein codes for MVERRIEELRQNFANLSDPCGALACLVEVAPCAIALYDAGGQCAGANAAYRELFGREPEPARELSEDDVLGKSGVLFWLRRAFSGETIATPTFWYEHQSLPHPEARRRIALSARAFPMRDAEGEIELVAIAFRDETDAMLLADRRRLDADEPRHWLEEVRRADFERRTNEEQFRAVFEHSADGVMLTDDAGRVLDINPSGCRILGRRLQDVVGSRYWDHIGDTADSRELREKLIRDGAGTAEVCLRRADGELRELELRSVANFLPHRHLTTFLDVTERNSRHRRIARRESHLAESQRIAQVGSWEAELDDSNADLETCLLLCSEECLRIFGVNPDSVMTLAKSLALVHPDDHTGVVAALRHSIDTHGAYSSEHRIIQPDGTIRRVRARAEIIAEEPDEFPVRMVGTLQDITDRARRRPKAIGTRWAARKQAASHATTSVPG; via the coding sequence ATGGTCGAACGCCGCATCGAAGAACTGAGGCAGAATTTCGCCAACCTGTCGGACCCTTGCGGAGCTCTGGCCTGTCTCGTCGAAGTCGCGCCGTGTGCGATCGCCCTTTACGATGCCGGCGGCCAGTGCGCGGGCGCCAACGCGGCGTATCGCGAGCTGTTCGGCCGCGAGCCCGAACCGGCGCGCGAGCTTTCCGAGGACGACGTGCTGGGCAAGAGCGGCGTGCTTTTCTGGCTCCGTCGCGCGTTTTCCGGCGAGACCATCGCAACCCCGACCTTCTGGTACGAACACCAGAGCCTGCCGCATCCCGAAGCGCGTCGGCGCATCGCACTTTCCGCACGGGCGTTTCCGATGCGCGACGCCGAAGGCGAGATCGAGCTGGTCGCGATCGCATTCCGCGACGAGACCGATGCGATGCTGCTGGCAGATCGTCGCCGCCTCGACGCCGATGAGCCGCGGCACTGGCTCGAAGAGGTGCGGCGCGCCGATTTCGAGCGCCGGACCAACGAGGAACAGTTCCGTGCAGTGTTCGAGCACTCGGCCGATGGCGTCATGCTGACCGACGATGCCGGCCGTGTGCTCGACATCAACCCGTCGGGTTGCCGGATCCTCGGCCGGCGCCTGCAGGACGTCGTCGGGTCGCGGTACTGGGACCATATCGGAGACACCGCCGACTCGCGCGAGCTCCGCGAGAAACTGATCCGTGACGGCGCCGGGACGGCGGAGGTCTGCCTGCGGCGCGCCGACGGCGAGCTTCGCGAGCTCGAGCTGCGCTCGGTCGCCAATTTCCTGCCGCACCGGCACTTGACGACGTTCCTCGACGTCACCGAACGCAACTCGAGGCATCGCCGCATCGCGCGCCGTGAATCGCACCTGGCCGAATCCCAGCGCATCGCGCAGGTCGGAAGCTGGGAGGCCGAGCTCGACGACAGCAACGCCGACCTGGAGACGTGCCTGCTGCTCTGCTCGGAGGAATGCCTGCGCATCTTCGGCGTGAATCCGGACTCGGTAATGACGCTCGCAAAGTCGCTGGCTCTCGTCCATCCGGACGACCATACGGGCGTCGTCGCGGCGCTCCGGCATTCGATCGACACGCACGGCGCGTACTCGAGCGAGCACCGGATCATCCAGCCCGATGGAACGATCCGCAGGGTACGCGCGCGCGCCGAGATCATCGCCGAGGAGCCCGACGAGTTTCCCGTGCGCATGGTCGGTACCCTGCAGGACATCACCGACCGCGCGCGGCGCAGGCCGAAGGCGATCGGCACGCGCTGGGCGGCCCGCAAGCAGGCGGCCTCGCACGCGACGACGTCGGTTCCCGGGTAA
- a CDS encoding inositol monophosphatase family protein gives MSSAAAASMIAAEIAERAGNLLLDYFREGNVTSDWKHDYSIVTEADVAADRLIASGLAEHFPSDAILSEELAPTSALEAARRSAHTWIVDPLDGTTNFSLGVQHWGVSIARTDSSGPDVGVLYFPALGEMYVASRGSGATMNGSAIHVRDEADARLVGMLACCARTPRHYHVNLPMKVRVFGSAAYTLACVARGSASIGMETRPKIWDLAAGWCLVEEAGGVVATIDGSEPFPLVADHAYADRSFPVVAAASPELLARARESIEPR, from the coding sequence GTGAGCTCGGCGGCTGCGGCATCGATGATCGCGGCGGAGATCGCCGAGCGCGCCGGAAACCTCCTGCTCGATTATTTTCGCGAAGGGAACGTCACCAGCGACTGGAAGCACGACTATTCGATCGTAACCGAAGCCGACGTCGCCGCCGACAGGCTCATTGCGTCCGGGCTTGCAGAGCACTTCCCGTCGGATGCGATCCTGAGCGAAGAGCTGGCGCCCACTTCCGCGCTCGAAGCCGCGCGCCGTTCGGCCCATACGTGGATCGTCGATCCGCTCGACGGGACCACCAACTTTTCGCTCGGCGTGCAGCATTGGGGCGTATCGATCGCGCGCACGGACAGCAGCGGCCCGGACGTCGGCGTGCTGTATTTTCCTGCGCTCGGAGAGATGTACGTGGCCTCCCGCGGATCCGGCGCGACGATGAACGGTTCTGCGATCCACGTGCGCGACGAAGCCGACGCGCGTCTGGTCGGAATGCTCGCGTGCTGTGCGCGCACTCCGCGCCACTATCACGTCAATCTGCCGATGAAGGTGCGCGTGTTCGGATCGGCCGCCTATACGCTGGCGTGCGTCGCTCGAGGCAGCGCGTCGATCGGCATGGAGACGCGCCCGAAGATCTGGGATCTGGCCGCCGGCTGGTGTCTCGTCGAGGAAGCCGGCGGCGTGGTTGCGACGATCGACGGCAGCGAGCCGTTTCCACTCGTTGCGGACCACGCCTACGCCGACCGGAGCTTTCCTGTCGTCGCCGCGGCGTCGCCCGAGCTGCTCGCGCGCGCGCGCGAATCGATCGAGCCGCGCTGA
- a CDS encoding DUF2156 domain-containing protein, translated as MAEADFEAARALVLAHGWGANAYQILNPGFRHWFSRDGDAVAGYVRHGRFLVVAGAPVCSEERLDPVTRELEIDIRQRQLRVCYFGVQSRFATRLWASPSHSMVGLGAQPVWNPAAWAAAVDEHPSLRAQFRRARNKGVSVREWTGSADTAGRHDGLQRCLAEWLRTRRAPTMHFLVEPDTLGALEDRRLFVAERNGSVVGFLIASPVPRRNGWLIEQIIRGEGAVNGTSELLVDAAMRSLAGRHAAYVTLGLAPLSRHTHDGEVDTAMWLRLLFGWLRAHGRRFYNFEGLDAFKSKLRPENWEPLYAVTDRARFSPEVLLAIAGAFTGGRPFAMTCKALAWAIAEEARTLAGR; from the coding sequence ATGGCGGAGGCGGATTTCGAGGCAGCCCGCGCGCTCGTGCTGGCGCATGGGTGGGGTGCGAACGCGTACCAGATCCTCAATCCGGGATTCCGGCACTGGTTTTCACGGGACGGCGACGCGGTCGCCGGCTACGTTCGGCACGGCCGGTTCCTGGTCGTCGCCGGCGCGCCGGTCTGCAGCGAGGAGCGCCTCGATCCCGTCACCCGCGAGCTCGAGATCGACATTCGGCAGAGGCAGCTGCGCGTCTGCTATTTCGGCGTGCAGTCGCGCTTTGCCACACGCCTGTGGGCTTCTCCGTCGCATTCGATGGTCGGGCTCGGCGCGCAGCCAGTCTGGAATCCGGCGGCATGGGCCGCGGCGGTGGACGAGCATCCGTCGCTTCGCGCCCAGTTCCGCCGTGCGCGCAACAAGGGCGTCTCGGTTCGCGAATGGACCGGATCTGCCGACACCGCCGGTCGGCACGACGGGCTGCAGCGCTGCCTCGCCGAATGGCTGCGTACGCGGCGGGCGCCGACCATGCACTTCCTCGTCGAGCCCGACACCCTCGGCGCACTCGAAGATCGCCGCTTGTTCGTGGCCGAACGCAACGGGTCGGTCGTCGGCTTCCTCATTGCTTCGCCGGTGCCGCGGCGAAACGGGTGGCTGATCGAGCAGATCATTCGCGGCGAAGGCGCGGTCAACGGCACCAGCGAGCTGCTCGTCGATGCGGCGATGCGATCGCTTGCCGGCAGACACGCCGCATACGTCACGCTCGGCCTCGCGCCGTTGTCGCGGCACACGCACGACGGCGAAGTCGACACCGCGATGTGGCTGCGGCTGCTGTTCGGATGGCTGCGCGCGCACGGCCGGCGCTTCTACAACTTCGAGGGCCTCGACGCGTTCAAATCCAAGCTGAGACCCGAGAACTGGGAACCGCTCTACGCGGTGACCGATCGCGCACGTTTCTCGCCCGAGGTCCTGCTCGCGATCGCCGGCGCCTTCACCGGCGGCCGCCCGTTCGCGATGACATGCAAGGCTCTCGCATGGGCGATCGCCGAAGAGGCCCGCACGCTCGCCGGTCGTTGA